In the genome of Hydrogenophaga sp. PBL-H3, the window CCGATGCCGTGCAGGCCGCGCCGGCGCAGCGCGTCGGTCATGGCGGCGATCAGGCGTTCGCGGGTGCCGGGGGTGGGTGTGTTGGTCATGGCGTGCAATCTATAGACCGGTCGGTCTAGTGTCAAGCCATGGGGTGTCGCGCAGGTTCTCCAGGCAACAAAAAAGCGCCCGAAGGCGCTTTTTTTTGTTGGGTGCAAGCGGGCGCTTACTTGGCGACCACGCGAACCATTTCCAGACATTTGTTCGAGTAGCCCCACTCGTTGTCGTACCAACTCACCACCTTGACGAAGGTGCTGTCCAGCGCGATGCCCGCGTCGGCGTCGAAGATCGAGGTGCGGGTGTCACCGCGGAAGTCGGTGGCCACGACTTTGTCGGTGGTGTAGCCCAGCACGCCCTTGAGCGCGCCTTCGCTCTGCGCCTTCATCTCGGCGCAGATCTCGGCGTAGGTGGCTTCCTTGCTCAGTTCAACCGTGAGGTCGACCACCGACACGTCGCTGGTCGGCACACGGAAGCTCATGCCGGTGAGCTTCTTGTTGAGCTCGGGGATCACCACGCCCACGGCCTTGGCCGCACCCGTGCTGCTGGGGATGATGTTTTCCAGGATGCCGCGGCCGCCGCGCCAGTCCTTGTTGCTCGGGCCGTCCACGGTCTTCTGCGTGGCGGTGGCCGCGTGCACCGTGGTCATCAGGCCACGCTTGATGCCCCACTTGTCGTTGAGCACCTTGGCAATGGGCGCCAGGCAGTTGGTGGTGCACGAAGCGTTGGAGATGATGGCCTCGCCCTTGTAGGTCTTGTCGTTGACGCCGAAGACAAACATGGGGGTGTCGTCCTTGGAAGGCGCGGACAGGATGACCTTCTTCGCTCCGGCGTCCAGGTGCTTCTGGGCCGTGACCTTGTCAAGAAACAGGCCGGTGGATTCGATGACCACGTCGGCACCGACCTCGGCCCATTTCAGGTTCGAGGGATCGCGCTCCTGGGTCAGGCGGATCTTCTTGCCGTTGACGATCAGGGTGTTGCCTTCCACCGAGACCGTGCCCTTGAAGCGGCCGTGCACGCTGTCGTACTGCAGCATGTAGGCAAGGTAGTCGGGTTCGAGCAGGTCGTTGATGGCCACGACTTCGATGTCGGCGAAGTTCTGGATGGCGCTGCGCAACACATTGCGGCCGATGCGGCCAAAGCCGTTGATGCCAATCTTGATCGTCATGTCTCGTCTCTCCTGGAAAGTTTCAAAAAAGGATGAACAAACTCATTTCGCCAGCACGGCACGCACCGTGTCGGCCACATTGGCGGGCGTGAAGCCGAAGTGCTCGAACAGCACCGGCGCCGGGGCGGACTCGCCGTAGGTGTCCAGACCCACGACCGCGGCCACGCCGTATTTCCACCAGCCGTCGGTGGAGCCCATCTCCACCGCCACGCGCGGCACGCCGGCGGGCAGCACCGAGGCCTTGAAGGCGGCGCTCTGGCGGTCAAACGTGGTGGTGCTGGGCATGGAAACCACGCGCACCGCGATCTTGTGTTCCCTGGCCAGCAGCTCCTGCGCCTTGAGGGCGAGCTGCACTTCGGAGCCGGTGGCGATGATCACCGCCTGCGCCTTTTTCTTCAGACCCACCTCGCTCGGCTCGGCCAGCACATAGGCGCCCTTGCTGATGTCACCCAGGTCGCTCTTGGGAGCGTAGGGCAGGTTCTGGCGGCTGAGCAGCAGCGCGGTGGGGCGGTTGGCGTTTTCCAGCGCCACGGCCCAGGCCACGGCGGTTTCTGCCGTGTCGCCCGGACGCCAGACATCCAGGTTGGGGATCAGGCGCAGGCTGGCGGCGTGTTCCACCGACTGGTGGGTGGGGCCGTCTTCGCCCAGGCCGATGGAGTCGTGCGTGAACACGTGGATC includes:
- the gap gene encoding type I glyceraldehyde-3-phosphate dehydrogenase; the encoded protein is MTIKIGINGFGRIGRNVLRSAIQNFADIEVVAINDLLEPDYLAYMLQYDSVHGRFKGTVSVEGNTLIVNGKKIRLTQERDPSNLKWAEVGADVVIESTGLFLDKVTAQKHLDAGAKKVILSAPSKDDTPMFVFGVNDKTYKGEAIISNASCTTNCLAPIAKVLNDKWGIKRGLMTTVHAATATQKTVDGPSNKDWRGGRGILENIIPSSTGAAKAVGVVIPELNKKLTGMSFRVPTSDVSVVDLTVELSKEATYAEICAEMKAQSEGALKGVLGYTTDKVVATDFRGDTRTSIFDADAGIALDSTFVKVVSWYDNEWGYSNKCLEMVRVVAK